CtaatcttgaagcctaccattggagaataagtctgggagagaagtggggacttggtctttttccatggtatggtgtaacattcttagcagatcatattgataatattacatatacgttgcagggctttgcaaatgaaacaataagagggtttcaccttctgtcaaatgctcaaagaagtcacagactgacgttgttgaaacatgacatggctcttgattatattttggcaagacaaggtggcttatgtttggctatgaatctgacgggggatgattgttatactttgatcccagatagtaccgataatatcacgagtgttatcgATGCCTTGAAGAATATCAGGGATGCATTTGGAAGATCTGAGAAAGCTGGAtggtgtcatgagcactctctctccctggtagcaacattaattgcattcaattatcttccactctgctcacctccctctctctactcagcctaactagctccacctgccctgctctgctcttgttacctggccagctgcactgcatttcccactcaccatcctcaccttgcctcactctgttctaattactctgccagctgaactgcatttccccactacctctcccagtatatcaagccctgtttttcagccaagccctgtcagatcgtcttcaaacccggaccagtaacctgcctgtctgcgctctgactcctgtttgtgataccgatcctttcttgactgcctccttgttctactgccccgtctatcccaacctgccttctggacctcgactactctccgatcttcagcccctccggtaactcgtttctgccttctgtctctcaccacgatatttgcccagccctgatctgtacttctgcctgccattcatattgctgttgtgtgtgtgtgttcccccaggtctccgacctccagatgagcgtgcccagacgtttcaccaccctcagcccgatacgccgctccatcactggggaacacacacactaagcacttggactggacacccccggacatttggtgacccccggagcacaggtacccacaggaggaccctgaaagacccctgacacccctgggactcctcttccgcctgtaaccttgaataaagaactctgaatttgaacttgcgctcttgggtcctcttctgttcgtgacagaacgatctgaccatcatggacccagcgcactcccctgaccacgatggaggaagagccagagaggactgccctacagcgactggaacgctctgagggagacataaatcggatggctggcgacatcgcttcccttctccagctattcaaccagcagcaacaacagttccaactgcagcaacaacagctagcccaagccctgcaactactctcaagcccggctactccacctgcacccccctggtccttttgttcctgtaccaccgatactccttcatccctccgctggaggtcccaatgctgcaggcccggcagtgctgccaccagatccccacgctcctgaaccaaggattgggaacccggaacgcttttgatggcaaccagaagcaagtaagaccattcttgagcagctgccgaatccagtttgcactacagcccaggactttctcaacagagggagccaaggtggggtatgtcatcacacatctcaccggtcgagctcggttgtggggaacggcggaattcgaccggcaaaccccagcctgtgcctccttcagtgcctttgaggaggagatgttaaaggtctttgacctaggctcgccaacagccgaagcgtcacaagctctgctcaccatccgtcagggcaatcggacagtggcagacttctccattgactttcgtaccctggccagtcaaagctcgtttaacccagaggcactggtgcaagccttcctccatagcctggcggactatatcaaggacgagcttgtttcccatgacccgccctcaacgcttgatgccgccattgaccttgccgttcgcattgaccgccgtatacagacccggaggagggagaagggccgtctcagtcaacctgccatccgtactcgggtcgataccgcttctgtccagcccctgcctgtcaagtcccatagccaactcaatcagcctgagcccatggagattggccgtgcctctctgactcccgaggagcgtcggcgccgtctaagctccaacctttgcctctactgtggtggcgagaatcaccgtgtcgctacttgtccggcaaaagccgcagctcaccaggtgtaggggagatccgggtgagctcaacaagccttcagtctccctccatccgaaagaccctgcttcatctccgccttcagctttctgacaagactcatacattggccgcccttgtggattccggagccgaagcaaacatcatggaccctgagcttgcacagcaactgggcgtgaaccatcatcaactgacacaacccattcctgcacgagccctggatgggcatcatcttggcactgtcactcatatctccgcccctgtgacaatcctgctgtcaggaaaccaccaggagtccatccagtttcacctcctacactcacctggccaaccactcattcttggatacccgtggctccgtcagcacaacccccccacatcgactgggagacaggaacagtccgtgagtggggaaggagttgtcaccagacctgtttaaggggggccaccctgcccgttcaccgggaaggatctagcgctacctccgacatatccaatgttccggcctgttaccacagcctgaaagaggtgttcaacaaatccaaggcgacatctctacccccacacagaccctatgactgcgcgattgatctcctgcctggcacagcacctcccaagggtcgtctgtattcactgtcagccccggaaagaaaggccatggaggactacattaatgactctcttgcctccgggataattagaccgtcgtcttccccgcaaagcgggattcttctttgtcggcaagaaggacggttctcttcgtccatgcatagattaccggggtctgaacgacatcacggttaagaatcgctacccactgcccttactttcgtctgccttcgaactgctgcagggagccactgtattcactaagctggaccttcgcaatgcctaccatctggtgcggatgagggagggagacgaatggaagacagcgttcaacacaccaaccggccactatgaatatctcgtcatgcccttcggcctcaccaatgccccagcagtttttcaagccctagtgaatgatatcctcagggacatgctaaatacgttcgtatttgtgtaccttgacgatattttaatattctcaaagactctgtcagaacacacgcaccacgtccggttggtcctgcgccgcctgctggagaactctcttttcgtgaaggcagagaagtgcgagttccatgccaagaccgtttcattcctggggtatgtggtgaccgagggcagcattcagatggatctcacgaaggtgtcggctgtcacttcctggccagttcctgagtctcggaagaagttgcaacagttcctgggctttgccaacttttataggagattcatcagaaactatagcacagtggctgcacccctcacggcgctaaccagcactaaacaaccgtaccaatggacatcagctgctgataaggccttcaatatcctcaagacatgtttcacttctgctcccatcctccagatgccagatgcagcaaggcagtttgtggtggaggtagatgcttcggacgtgggagtgggtgcagtgctttctcaaagagcagctgaggatggcaagatgcacccctgtgccttctactcccgtcggctaacccctgccgaatgcaactacgacattgggaaccgcgagctgttggctgtcaagctcgcccttgaagaatggcggcactggttagaggggtcaaaggaaccattcgtagtgtggacagaccacaagaacctggagtatatccaaacagccaggaggctgaactcccgtcaacagcggtggtctctgttctttacgcgcttcaatttcacgctctcctaccgcccgggatctcgcaacatcaaacctgatgctctttccccggatgtttcagaaggacgagaccaccgccatgacagctcccattcttcccagccacttggtcgtagcggccctcacctgggagatcgagaagcaggtcatggaggctcttcgggaccagccaggtccaagcaccagcgcccccaaccgtctgtttgttccagcaaatctcaggtcacctgtgattcagtgggggcacgaatcccgtctggcctgtcatcccggcatcactcgcacccttcatctggtccgccagcggttctggtggcgggggatgagacgggatgtccgagaattcatccgagcttgtcccacttgtaaccgaaacaagactcccaaccagcctcctgctgggttgctgcaacccctactcatacccaagaggccctggtcccacgtttcactggactttgttacgggccttccgccctctgacggacacacagtcatccttaccattgttgaccgctttagtaagatgacccacttcgtgcccccttcccaaactaccctctgctaaagagacctcccaggtggtcctggaacatgtgtttcgtatccatggcctaccccaggatatagtgtcagacccggggcccgcaattctcagcaaccttttggaaggagttctgtcatctccttggggccaccgccagcctatcgtctggattccacccgcagtcaaacggccagactgaacgcatgaaccaggagctggagaaggcactgaggtgtgtggcttcccaaaatccccgggcctgggctcaacacctgctctgggtggaatatgcccataattcactcaccagttcctccaccgggctctccccctttcagtgtgtctacgggtatcaacctccactgtttgccagccaggaggcggatgccacctgtccgtctgctcttgcgtatgcccgccgctgccgccgcacttgggcccaggctcgcactgtgctcctgaagtctggaaccagctacgccgtcggtgccaaccgacggaggaccccagcacctacttaccgggttggtcagaaggtctggctgtctgcccgggatctgccgctgcgggttgtatcacgaaagctggcccctcgcttcattggtccttttcctgtgcagaaagtcatcagtccaacggcggtccgacttcagttgcccgcttccatgcgggtccaccccaccttccacgtctccaaggtcaagccggtccatgaaagtcccctggtccctgcagctccggcgccacctcctccgcgcctcgtagatggcggtcctgtcttcaccgtccggcggctgctccgctctaggcgaaggggtagggggtctccagtacctcgttgattgggagggatatggtccagaggagaggacctggatcccggccaggaggatagtggaccggacccttatcactgacttccaccgactacatcctgatcagcctgcaatccgtaggggccgtccaagaggggttcctagccgtccggcccgcccctgctcctgtctcagtgcctgtcctgtctcccgaccgtgaccctccagctccttctgaggatgaggagattcactcggaccgctcggaggagttctgacccgccgcctgctcccctccaccctcccggcatgatgttgttcttgggacttctggggccgtcccttggagggggggtcctgtcatgagcactctctctccctggtagcaacattaattgcattcaattatcttccactctgctcacctccctctctctactcagcctaactagctccacctgccctgctctgctcttgttacctggccagctgcactgcatttcccactcaccatcctcaccttgcctcactctgttctaattactctgccagctgaactgcatttccccactacctctcccagtatatcaagccctgtttttcagccaagccctgtcagatcgtcttcaaacccggaccagtaacctgcctgtctgcgctctgactcctgtttgtgataccgatcctttcttgactgcctccttgttctactgccccgtctatcccaacctgccttctggacctcgactactctccgatcttcagcccctccggtaactcgtttctgccttctgtctctcaccacgatatttgcccagccctgatctgtacttctgcctgccattcatattgctgttgtgtgtgtgtgttcccccaggtctccgacctccagatgagcgtgcccagacgtttcaccaccctcagcccgatacgccgctccatcactggggaacacacacactaagcacttggactggacacccccggacatttggtgacccccggagcacaggtacccacaggaggaccctgaaagacccctgacacccctgggactcctcttcccgcctgtaaccttgaataaagaactctgaatttgaacttgcgctcttgggtcctcttctgttcgtgacagatggtcagcgaagtcttggttgcaagatcagttaggcccaataggagcagtgatggttcagattttagtcgcagctctgatagcgttgtgtgtcatgttttgcttttgtactttgttactgacctttgcaaaagctatgatattaagatgggtcggtgttgtgatgcctggagacaacactcagatgccgttgttgattgttcctgatctggacgaagatggacgagggggtctagatggactactgatggataaatatcctttttaattatttgatcatttttcaatttttttttcaatattagtgtgatttttagtatgatttatgaatcaagggggaatgggtttatgtgattcatgcatcatttatatatcagtttTATAGTCTTAGTGGAtagtgatgtttaatttgaaagtgttttttttggaaaagatactgtttggtctttttctttttcttccagaggcatttgggagaacatgtggagattggaatactcaaacaaagacaatatgaagggacaatatgactggaggagatgaaacaaggagggtgtggccgatttcatcattaacaagtccattggaagtcgagactacggaggagatgaagtgtagtggactacattccagtgtctgcaatgaaatatagacatatttgatgtgtaatacataattgtgtcatattcttaggtattgattttagtagaatgatgtttgatgttattgaatgcagatgaggatcttagatgtttttgtttatttcgatggggtttagggaaaggacgtttaggcagggagagattccctttcaggtcctatgggttgaccagcctgagagtggatgtttctggataggattttgtttacaggggcttacatgtgtagttAATTGTATTatagtttcaaatgtatttacatggtttatgaggttatctggagtaccgaggtggttgcctggggcagagggaccgtaagagaattttactgtcttgattgatggatggatatctgaaaatatggctgccagacagtttttcgctcttacactccataaagatttcttcatatgtcatagtaatgtattcatacttcataaacagttatttcatagaaaggtatttacactctagagaagaatgtttttggtttaaggttaaagatactcaataagataaattgttactggtcataatcctattgttgtcgagactttttagttttgtctcgaaggggggaatatgtagtatattaaaattatgtctttgttaacggtttttcatgaagaaatggaaggttgattattgctatcaagagggaaggttttagcgtgacgtcacatatgacaaacaggaagtgggtggtaagatacggggattgaacagtagagggagctattcaactcttggaaggctatataaagggggggaGCAACGACGGAGAGTTAGAATACAGCAAGATTTATTTGGGGTCTGGTTCTCCGGATATTGTGTCCGTACTTACGCTGGAACCTCGTGGtttgaataaaggcctttgaacacgatCCAGTCTAAGCAGACTCCTTGATTGACGATAACACCTACGAATAACCTACACTACACTGACCAGCAGGGGACACAGCTGCAGGCAGCGCTCGCAGTCCGCCTTGGCTGGCACGCGGAGCTCCATGATGTTCCTCTTCAGGTGCGTCTCCACGGCGACGCGCTCAGCCTCCGACCAGGGCCGCTTCAGCACCCCACGCTTCCCTGGGAACACAGGACAGAGTCATGAACATCAATTTCCCAATTCCAAATCCATCCCCATCGAGCACCTAACCCCTAAACActtgtgtatactgtatatattcatGATACATCATAGTTTTGATCTCCTTACATATTTTTGTATAGtttaaaaagtatatatatatatatatatatatatatatatatataagtacaggttgggatatagagagaggagtaCAAAAAGTAGCCAGTCACCTGACCAAGGGCTCGAGGGGGCATGTGTGGTCCGGCACACTTGAGTAGATTTGAAAGGGCTCGATAGGTGTGAGGAAGTTACCTATTGGCTTGTCGAGTCCCTCCATTTTTTCAACATTTCTGATGCTAGCACACGTCGGCTTGCATGGATGTAGCGCAATAATGGGTTTTCGAAGCGGCTATTGTTCAGACACATTCACCCAAATAGGCATGAATAGGTAAAGCATCGGGTAGGAAACATTCCATGGTACATGCCTGACTTGGGCTGAATGATTCTCCTATTGTGGGCACCAGGGAGCGAAGGgttgacagaggagggagggggtgccTTCTTGCGGGGGGGTCGACCTGGTCGCTTCTTCACCACCTTCTCCTTAAACTTCTCTGCCTCCCCGTCCGAGTCGTCTGAGAAGGACCCAGCAGAGTTCCCGGACATCACTGTTGGGTAGggacagaagacagagagagcacgttgggtagggtagaagacagagagagaacgttGGGTAgggggagaagacagagagagcacgttgggtagggtagaagacagagagcacgttgggtagggtagaagacagagagcacgttgggtaggggtagaagacagagagagcacgttgggtaggggtagaagacagagagagcacgttgggtagggtagaagacagagagcacgttgggtaggggtagaagacagagagagcacgttgggtagggtagaagacagagagagcatgttgggtaggggtagaagacagagagagcacgttgggtagggtagaagacagagagcacgttgggtaggggtagaagacagagagagcacgttgggtagggtagaagacagagagcacgttgggtagggtagaagacagagagagcacgttgggtagggtagaagacagagagcatgttgggtagggtagaagacagagagagcacgttgggtaggggtagaagacagagagagcatgttgggtaggggtagaagacagagagcacgttgggtagggggagaagacagagagagcacgttgggtagggtagaagacagagagagcacgttgggtagggtagaagacagagagagcacattgggtaggggtagaagacagagagagcacgttgggtagggtagaagacagagagagcacgttgggtaggggcagaagacagagagagcacgttgggtaggggtagaagacagagagagcacgttgggtaggggtagaagacagagagagcacgttgggtaggggtagaagacagagagagcatgttgggtaggggtagaagacagagagagcacgttgggtagggtagaagacagagagagcacgttgggtagggtagaagacagagagagcatgtTGGGTAGGGGTatacaagtgtgtgcctttccaaatcatgtccaatcaattgaatttaccacaggtggactccaatcaagttgtagaaacatctcaaggatgatcaatggaaacaggatgcacatgagctcaatttcgagtctcatagcaaagtgtctgaatacttatgtaaatacggtatttctgtttttttattttaatacatttgcaaaaatgtataaaaacctgttttcgttttgtcattatggggtgttgtgtgtagattgatgaggatttttatttatttaatccattttagaataatgctgtaacgtaacaaaacgtggaaaacgtcgaggggtctgaatactttcccaatgcactgtatggtTAGCTTCAGTTTtctggtttccactagttaccacagccacaaagtcaaaattggcaatATGGTAAAAATGCATGCAtacaaaaatgtgttttttggtcttaattgaaggcataaggttagcagtgtggttaaggttagggttagatttaaaatcagattttaagaataGAAATGGTAGAAATAGGCTGGGTTTTGTAActaactttgtggctgtggtatcCAGTGACAACCCAGTTTTCTAGCTTCGCAAAGCCGCCTGATCCCGCAAGCTTACATTCATGTTGTATATGCAGCGTGAATCAGTCTGTTATTTACGAGGCTACTAGTTTTCTGTTGGATGTTACAGATTTAAAGGTATCGGATCTTTGGATACCAGAACACAAATGTCTTGTAGGCTATATTTTGGAGGTGCCTTGAGATGTATTTTacaaaaaacaaacaacacaTTTCTGAGGCTTTTACttttagtagtagtaataataataataataataataataataatattaataacttCATAGAACTTATGACATTTTAAACTCACCAAGTTAAAACAAAGTTAAACAGTGTAATCAGAAGATGGGAGTAATTTGaacaccttcctcctcctcctatcagAAATGTTCACATTTTCGGTACCCAAGGATCCGGTCTCGGTGCGGTTGGGACATGTTGCCACCATGCCATGCTCGCTCACCCCTTCCATGAACGCGGAGGGCCTGGAGGTGCGTTGGTACCGGCCCAAACATTTCGACAACCCGGTCTTGctctacagagagagacagatccagGAAGCCTTACAGCAGGCCCAATACGTGGGCCGCGCCTCCCTTGGGCTCCGGGAGGTTACGTCAGACAGGCTGAAGGGAGGTGATGTGACCTTGAAGCTGGTTAATGTCACTCTGAGAGACCAAGGGGAATATGTGTGCTACGTCAGCAGTGACCAGGGCTATGAGAGTGCCAGTGTCTTTCTCAACGTGACTGGTGAGTTCATTCAAACCAAACATATCCACGAATGATGCTACAGAAATTAAATGGTCTCCATCATAATGTCTCCATCATAACGTCTCCATCATAATGTCTCCATCATAATGGTCTCCATCATAATGTCTCCATCATAATGTCTCCATCATAATGTCTCCATCATAATGGTCTCCATCATAATGTCTCCATTATAATGGTCTCCATCATAATGTCTCCATCATAATGTCTCCATCATAATGTCTCCATCATAATGTCTCCATCATAATGTCTCCATCATAATATCTCCATCATAATGTCTCCATCATAATATCTCCATCATAATGTCTCCATCATAATGTCTCCATCATAATGTCTCCATCATTCTTTCACAAATAGTTGAATTATCTGAggtataaaaaaattgaaataaaatGTGAGACTCTCGGATACGTGACAGTATTTTGTTTAAAACCCTCCTCAATATTGTGCACTTGATCTCCTTCCCAGTGGTgggcacccctcctctcctctcagcggTGAGAAGAGATGCTGACTCTGTGAACGTGAGCTGTGTTTCCCATGGATGGAAGCCTAGGCCCAGCCTACAGTGGTCAGATGGGAGGCAGACTCTGAAACCTGAAAGGCTGGACTACAGCAGTGGTGCCCAAGGTCTGGTGTCTGCCCACAGCTGGATCCTCTCTTCCCACTCCAGTGCTCCCTGGGTATCCTGTTCTCTGGTTCTGTCTGAAGGGGAGGAGTGGGAGGGAAGAGTGGACCTACGGAACCTTGCGGCTGTACCGGGTAAAATAAGGATAATAACCTTGTTTATTTCTGCTATGAGCATATGGTGATCT
The sequence above is drawn from the Coregonus clupeaformis isolate EN_2021a unplaced genomic scaffold, ASM2061545v1 scaf0624, whole genome shotgun sequence genome and encodes:
- the LOC121564750 gene encoding butyrophilin subfamily 1 member A1-like, which encodes MFTFSVPKDPVSVRLGHVATMPCSLTPSMNAEGLEVRWYRPKHFDNPVLLYRERQIQEALQQAQYVGRASLGLREVTSDRLKGGDVTLKLVNVTLRDQGEYVCYVSSDQGYESASVFLNVTVVGTPPLLSAVRRDADSVNVSCVSHGWKPRPSLQWSDGRQTLKPERLDYSSGAQGLVSAHSWILSSHSSAPWVSCSLVLSEGEEWEGRVDLRNLAAVPEASSGLQTAVIILALLLVLFVVFTGVLYKKRGRESTRVPKGDIVDIETMRQAEDIVDIEAMRQAGVDVTLDPKTAPPYLKVSPNDRRH